GGTGACCGTTAACAAGGTCTGCCTCTCCGGGCTGACGGCGGTCATCGACGCGGCGCGGATGATCCGCGGCGGTGAGGCTTCGGTTGTGGTGGCCGGCGGGCAGGAGTCCATGTCCCGGGCGCCGCACCTGCTTCCCGGGTCGAGGCAGGGATGGAACTACGGATCCATCCAGGCATTGGATGCTGCTGCCCATGACGGGCTGACCGACGCCTTCGATGGCCAATCGATGGGCCTCTCCACGGAAACCCGCAACCTCACCCTCGGCATTGACCGCACGTCGCAGGACAACGTTGCTGCGCAGTCGCACCAGCGCGCCGCGCTGGCAGCCAAGAACGGAACGTTCGACGACGAGATCGTCCCGGTCAGCGTGAAGCAGCGTAAGGGTGATCCCCTCGTGGTGGGCACCGATGAAGGCGTCCGGCCCAACGCCTCGGTTGAGTCGCTTGCCGGTTTGCGCGCGGCGTTCGTCACGGACGGCACCATCACGGCAGGCAACTCCTCACCCCTGTCTGACGGCGCTGCCGCCCTGGTACTGGCCTCCCGCGGTTATGCGGAGCAACACGGCCTGGAATACCTGGCCGTGGTGGGAAAGCCCGGACAGGTGGCGGGACCGGACAACTCGCTGCACTCCCAGCCCTCACACGCCATCCGGAACGCCTTGGACAGGGCCGGCTGGACCACCTCGGATCTGGACTTCATCGAGATCAACGAAGCCTTCGGATCCGTGGCCGTGCAGTCGCTCAAGGACCTGGACTACCCGATGGAGAAGTGCAATATCCATGGCGGCGCCATTGCGCTGGGCCATCCCATCGGCGCTTCCGGGGCCCGGTTGGCAGTGCATGCAGCCCACGAACTCAAGCGCCGCGGGTCCGGTAAGGCTGCAGTGTCCCTGTGCGGGGGCGGCGGACAGGGCGAAGCGCTCCTGCTGTACCGCGACTAATGGCGGGACTATGCACCAAAGGGACGGACGGCGTCGGGCGGGAACGGTTCCTTGCTGACGCCGCCGCCCGCGGCGTCGAGGTAGATGTGGTGGAACGGCCAGCCGCCAAAAGTCTTGAGGACGCCGCCCGGATCCTGGGTATCGGTCCCGGCGACATCATTAAGTCCCTCGTGGTCAAGCACAAGGACGGGTCATTCCTGTTTGCACTCATCCCGGGCGACCGCCAGATCTCCTGGCCCAAACTGCGGAGCCTCATAGGAGTGAACAAGCTCTCGTTGCCTCCAGCGGACGTGGCGCTTGAGGCAACAGGTTATGAACGGGGCACCATCACGCCGTTGGGCAGCACCAACTCCTGGCCGGTCTATGCGGATGCCACCATTGCCGGAAGGCGGATCTCGATGGGCGCGGGTGCGCACGGCTACAGTGCTTTCGTTGACGCCGACGCCCTGACAGCTGCCCTGGATGCAGTTGTGGCCGACATATCCGATCCCGCCTGAATTTTCCAGGTTAAAGCAGAAAACCCCGCCCACCGGAGTGGACGGGGTTTTCCAGGAAAACGCTGTTACTTGAGGGTAACGGTAGCGCCTGCAGCCTCGAGCTGCTCCTTGGCCTTCTCGGCAGCTTCCTTGGTTGCACCTTCGAGGACAGCCTTGGGAGCGCTGTCAACCAGGTCCTTGGCTTCCTTGAGGCCCAGGGAAGTGATGGCGCGGACTTCCTTGATCACTGCGATCTTCTTGTCACCGGCAGCTTCGAGGACGACGTCGAAGTCAGTCTTCTCTTCAACCTCTTCAGCAGCAGCGCCGGCGGGGCCAGCAACAGCTACAGCAGCAGCGGTAACTTCGAAGGTCTCTTCGAAGAGCTTGACGAACTCGGAGAGTTCGATGATGGTCAGTTCCTTGAAAGCTTCAATGAGCTCTTCGTTGCTGAGCTTCGCCATGGTAGGCGTCCTTCCTGTTGTGGTGTTCGGCGGCACGGGGCCGGGCCTTACACCGGAGTCTTATGAGGTAAAGAGAATCAGTTCTCTTCGGCTGCGGGAGCTTCAGCCGGGGCTTCAGCTTCGGCGGCGGGAGCTTCTTCAGCGGCGGGTGCTTCGGCAGCTGCCGGGGCACCGTTCTCTTCTTCAAGCTTGAGGCGCAGAGCGTCAATGATGCGTGCAGCTGCGGCGGCGGGTGCCTTGAGGACACCTGCAACCCTGGCGAGCTGCAGCTCGCGGGACTCGAGCGCTGCCAGGTCGGCAACCTCGCTGGCGTTCAGTGCCTTGCCCTCGAAGTAACCGGTCTTGATAACCAGCTGCTTGTTGGTCTTGGCAAAATCCGTCAGGCTCTTGGCAGCGGCAACTGCGTCACCCTTGATGAACGCGATTGCAGTGGGGCCGGCAAGCTGGCCGTCGAATGCTTCGACGCCGGCTTCCTTGGCTGCAATGGCGGTCAGGGTGTTCTTGACGACCGCGAACTTGGTGTCCTGGCCGAGAGAAACACGCAGCTGCTTGAGCTGTGCAACGGTGAGCCCGCGGTATTCGGTCAGGACAGCGGCGTTCGATTCCTTGAAATCGTTAGTGATCTCAGCTACTGCTGAAACCTTGGTAGGCGTTGCCATAACCCTCCTTCCGGGGATAGTGCCGGTATTCGACGGTCCCCGCTCAGGTGAGCTAAAACTAAAAACGCCCCGCGCAGATGCACGGGGCTTGGCTCAACACGGTTATCCATGGAGCTTTGCTTCGTTCACCTGCGCCGGCCGCCCTATGTTCAGGGTCCTTCGTCCAGAAAGCCACTGCATCCCCCGCGCACAACTGCAGAGTTGAGCCATGTTCGAGAGAGTGGATTTCCAACAACCGACGGTCTTTGGTCATCCCAGTCTACGGGAGGGCTCACTGCACCACCAAATCGGGCCCCTAGCTGGTCCTGGTGTGCAGTTGCGGAAGCTCCTTCTGCCAGATCCCGGTGACGCCTGCTGTGCGAAAGCCCAGCTGCTGGTTGACCGTCAGCAGGTACCGGTTTTCGGGTGCATTCCAGGTGTAGATGACGCGTGCATCCGGGAACTGCTCGGTCAGCCGCTCCATGTTGGCCACCTTGATCAGCAGCCCCAGCTTGTTGCCCCGGTGCTCCTGCAGGACAAGTGTGTCGTCCTGGAAGACAACATCGGCGCGGTGTGCCAGCACGGTGATGGTGGTCAGTCCCACGAGCGATCCTGTGGCGAGGTGCTCGACGGCGGTGACCACCGTCCGCCTGCCCTGCGCGATGGCCACTTCTTCGGCTTCCCTGAGGATGCCGCCGTCGAACACCATGTCCCGTTCCACGGGCACGTCAAGCGAGGGGTCCACATTCGCCCCTGCCTGGTTCTCCAGGGTCGCGACGGACTCGAGCCAGCGGTCCGGGCAGCGGTCCGTCCAGTGGTGCAGCCGGTACCGGCCGTTGTTGGCCTCCTCCGCTTCGGCCTGAAGGTCGGCCACGAGCTTGGTGTCCAGCGGCAGGGAGCAGGAGCTGAACTGCTCAATGTGCTGGAGCGTGTAGCCCGTCTTTTGCGCGAATTCGACTTCACGGCTCTCCAGCGGGACGAAGCCCAGCCCCGAACTGGGAACAAGTTGTGCCCGCTCGAATTCGTGGAGCGAGGTGCCCGGGTGGTTCGTGTCCACCAGGATCATGGTGCGCCCTTCCGCGCGGGCAAGGTGTTCGGCGGCCTCGAGCAGGCGCCTGCCAACACCCTGGCGCTGGAACTCGGGAAGGATGTCGAGGGTGAACTCCGCGAGGTCCAGGTGGTCTGTCAACGGAAGGGCTATATCGACGGTGCCCACGATCTCGCCGTCCACTTTGGCTACGAGGATGAGTTGACGCTCGTAGGGGTCCTCGAACTCAAGGAGCTTCTCAAGGGGACCGTAGGCGAGGTCATCACTCCCCCACGTCTGCATCCTCACCTTGCGGCCCACCTCGACGGCGGCCAGGAAGTCCGCCGCGTCCGGGGCGTCCAGTGAGTCAGGAATCCAAAGCTGCTCGATCTTCACGTCTTTTGCCATATGGGGCATCATCCCAGCCGTTTCTGCCACTCACCTTCAAGGCCTGCAGGCTTGAATCCAAGCGCGATATTTATCGCCAGCATATGCTGGTTTTCGCTGGCATTCCACGTCAGCACCGATCGCGCGGACGGCCATCTGGCCTGGGCCCGGCGCAGGTTCGCCACCTTGATGAGCATGCCTAAACGGTGTCCCCGGTGCTTCCCCGCCACCAGGGTGTCCTGCTGCGCGATGGTCGCCGGAACTCCAGGCCTCCAGTTCAGCACAGTGTAGGCCACCATTTCCCCGGTTGCGCGATGCAGGGCCGCGGTGACTGTTGATTGCACGCCGCTGCGCGCCAGGGCCCGCTCGTCCTCCCGGATCCGGGCCGCGTCCCATTCCTCGCCCTCCCAGTCCAGCCCGGCGATGGGGACGTCGGTACTCATTCTGGCTTTGAGAAGGGCATAACCGTCCGCCAGGTCTTCAGGGCAGCTGTCATCCCACCCGGTCAGCAGGTACTCCCCCGCGCGGGCCGAAGCCTCGGCCTCCAGCCGTGCGAGCAGTTCCGGCGGCACGGGAAGGACAAGGCGGCTGGACCGCTCCACCTGTTCCAGCTCATAGCCCGCAGCAACGGCGAACGCTACGGCCGGTTCATCCAGCGGAAGGCCGCCGGCACCGGACCTGGCCGGGACTGTGGCCCCGCCAGCGGCCCGCGGTGGAACCTCGTGGTAGCCGTAAAGAGATGTTCTACCCCTCTCTTTGGCAACGGCTTCGGCGTGCTCCAGCAATGCACGGCCCAGGCCCCGCCGTCGGTGGTGGGGGGAAATCAGGACATCGATCCCGGCGGTGTGGGTATTCTCGCGCAACGGGAGTTCGACCGAGCACATGCCGACCCTCCCGCCGTCCAGACTCGCCAGGTAGACGTGCCGTTCCTCGTACCCGTTGCCCCGCCAGTACTCCAGTGCCTCCTGGAGGGTGGGGCACCGGTCCAGGTTGCCCCACTGGGCCAGCTCATGGGCCTCGCGCATGGCGTGGCAGGCCAGGAGTTCATACGGAATTTCGTCGGCGCTGGACACTGCTCCGCTGGCGGCCAGTGGCGGGACATAGACGACAGATATCTGGAGGTCAGCTTGTTCGCGTGCAGATGCATCCGGCTCCGGTTCAGCCATTTCTACAGCTTAAGCAAGAAACCGCCCGGCGCAGGCGCCGGGCGGTTTCTTTTTGCGGCGGACGAATCCGCAGCGGTTGCTTCAGACGAGGACTTAGGCCTCGGTCAGAACCTTGGTGACGTTGGGGTCAACGGAGATGCCGGGACCGAAGGTGGTGGCAACCGTGGCCTTCTGGATGTAGCGGCCCTTGGAAGCGGAAGGCTTCAGGCGAAGCACCTCTTCCAGTGCTGCTGCATAGTTCTCGGCCAGCTTGAGGGCGTCGAACGAAACCTTGCCGATGATGAAGTGCAGGTTGGAGTGCTTGTCGACGCGGAAGTCGATCTTTCCACCCTTGATGTCGTTGACGGCCTTGGTGACGTCGGGGGTCACGGTGCCCGTCTTCGGGTTCGGCATCAGGTTACGCGGACCCAGGACCTTACCGAGGCGGCCAACCTTGCCCATGAGGTCAGGGGTGGCAACGGCGGCGTCGAAGTCGGTCCAGCCGCCGGCGATCTTTTCGATCAGGTCATCGGAACCAACGAAGTCGGCGCCGGCAGCGATTGCTGCTTCAGCCTTGTCGCCCGTAGCGAAAACCAGGACGCGGGCCGTCTTACCGGTGCCGTGGGGCAGGTTGACCGTGCCGCGGACCATCTGGTCAGCCTTGCGGGGGTCCACGCCGAGACGGAAGGCAACCTCAACCGTGGCGTCGAACTTGGACGGGTTGGTGTCCTTGGCGAGCGTTACTGCCTCGAACGGCGCGTAGAACTTCTCCGCGTCGATCTTGGCGGCTGCTGCCTCATATGCTTTGCTGCGCTTTGCCATGCTGCTTATTTCTCCTTGTGCAGTTGTGGTCTGCGGACCGCGCTGGGCCCTGCCACAGTCGGTGGTCCGGATCGTTATCCGGCCCGGATGCCCGACATTTCAATGTTCAATGGTGCCGGTTTCCCGGCGGTGCCGCCCGTCGTCGTCAACTACCTGACTTGGGAAGGCTGCGGGGGCTATTAGCCCTCGACCGTGATGCCCATGGAGCGGGCGGTGCCGGCGATGATCTTCGCTGCACCTTCGAGGCTGGTGGCGTTGAGGTCTTCCATCTTGGTGGAAGCGATCTCGTTGACCTGGGCCTGGGTCAGCTTGGCAACCTTGACGGTGTGCGGGGTAGCTGAACCCTTGGCGACGCCTGCAGCCTTCTTGATGAGCTCTGCAGCCGGCGGGGTCTTGGTGATGAACGTAAAGGAACGGTCCTCGTAGACCGTGATTTCCACGGGGATGACGTTTCCGCGCTGGGCTTCCGTCGCAGCGTTGTACGCCTTGCAGAATTCCATGATGTTGACACCGTGCTGGCCAAGCGCAGGACCGATCGGCGGAGCCGGGTTAGCGGCACCTGCCTGGATCTG
The window above is part of the Pseudarthrobacter sp. NS4 genome. Proteins encoded here:
- the rplK gene encoding 50S ribosomal protein L11, with translation MAPKKKVTGLIKLQIQAGAANPAPPIGPALGQHGVNIMEFCKAYNAATEAQRGNVIPVEITVYEDRSFTFITKTPPAAELIKKAAGVAKGSATPHTVKVAKLTQAQVNEIASTKMEDLNATSLEGAAKIIAGTARSMGITVEG
- a CDS encoding acetyl-CoA C-acetyltransferase, encoding MANSPDNTDVVILAAARTPQGKINGQLAGFTAVDLGAHAIKAALDASGVDVADVEAVIMGQVLQAGAGQNPARQSSIGAGIGWNVPAVTVNKVCLSGLTAVIDAARMIRGGEASVVVAGGQESMSRAPHLLPGSRQGWNYGSIQALDAAAHDGLTDAFDGQSMGLSTETRNLTLGIDRTSQDNVAAQSHQRAALAAKNGTFDDEIVPVSVKQRKGDPLVVGTDEGVRPNASVESLAGLRAAFVTDGTITAGNSSPLSDGAAALVLASRGYAEQHGLEYLAVVGKPGQVAGPDNSLHSQPSHAIRNALDRAGWTTSDLDFIEINEAFGSVAVQSLKDLDYPMEKCNIHGGAIALGHPIGASGARLAVHAAHELKRRGSGKAAVSLCGGGGQGEALLLYRD
- the rplA gene encoding 50S ribosomal protein L1, yielding MAKRSKAYEAAAAKIDAEKFYAPFEAVTLAKDTNPSKFDATVEVAFRLGVDPRKADQMVRGTVNLPHGTGKTARVLVFATGDKAEAAIAAGADFVGSDDLIEKIAGGWTDFDAAVATPDLMGKVGRLGKVLGPRNLMPNPKTGTVTPDVTKAVNDIKGGKIDFRVDKHSNLHFIIGKVSFDALKLAENYAAALEEVLRLKPSASKGRYIQKATVATTFGPGISVDPNVTKVLTEA
- a CDS encoding GNAT family N-acetyltransferase encodes the protein MAKDVKIEQLWIPDSLDAPDAADFLAAVEVGRKVRMQTWGSDDLAYGPLEKLLEFEDPYERQLILVAKVDGEIVGTVDIALPLTDHLDLAEFTLDILPEFQRQGVGRRLLEAAEHLARAEGRTMILVDTNHPGTSLHEFERAQLVPSSGLGFVPLESREVEFAQKTGYTLQHIEQFSSCSLPLDTKLVADLQAEAEEANNGRYRLHHWTDRCPDRWLESVATLENQAGANVDPSLDVPVERDMVFDGGILREAEEVAIAQGRRTVVTAVEHLATGSLVGLTTITVLAHRADVVFQDDTLVLQEHRGNKLGLLIKVANMERLTEQFPDARVIYTWNAPENRYLLTVNQQLGFRTAGVTGIWQKELPQLHTRTS
- a CDS encoding aminoacyl-tRNA deacylase, encoding MAGLCTKGTDGVGRERFLADAAARGVEVDVVERPAAKSLEDAARILGIGPGDIIKSLVVKHKDGSFLFALIPGDRQISWPKLRSLIGVNKLSLPPADVALEATGYERGTITPLGSTNSWPVYADATIAGRRISMGAGAHGYSAFVDADALTAALDAVVADISDPA
- the rplL gene encoding 50S ribosomal protein L7/L12, translated to MAKLSNEELIEAFKELTIIELSEFVKLFEETFEVTAAAVAVAGPAGAAAEEVEEKTDFDVVLEAAGDKKIAVIKEVRAITSLGLKEAKDLVDSAPKAVLEGATKEAAEKAKEQLEAAGATVTLK
- the rplJ gene encoding 50S ribosomal protein L10; protein product: MATPTKVSAVAEITNDFKESNAAVLTEYRGLTVAQLKQLRVSLGQDTKFAVVKNTLTAIAAKEAGVEAFDGQLAGPTAIAFIKGDAVAAAKSLTDFAKTNKQLVIKTGYFEGKALNASEVADLAALESRELQLARVAGVLKAPAAAAARIIDALRLKLEEENGAPAAAEAPAAEEAPAAEAEAPAEAPAAEEN
- a CDS encoding GNAT family N-acetyltransferase, whose protein sequence is MAEPEPDASAREQADLQISVVYVPPLAASGAVSSADEIPYELLACHAMREAHELAQWGNLDRCPTLQEALEYWRGNGYEERHVYLASLDGGRVGMCSVELPLRENTHTAGIDVLISPHHRRRGLGRALLEHAEAVAKERGRTSLYGYHEVPPRAAGGATVPARSGAGGLPLDEPAVAFAVAAGYELEQVERSSRLVLPVPPELLARLEAEASARAGEYLLTGWDDSCPEDLADGYALLKARMSTDVPIAGLDWEGEEWDAARIREDERALARSGVQSTVTAALHRATGEMVAYTVLNWRPGVPATIAQQDTLVAGKHRGHRLGMLIKVANLRRAQARWPSARSVLTWNASENQHMLAINIALGFKPAGLEGEWQKRLG